The following proteins are co-located in the Bradyrhizobium sp. AZCC 2176 genome:
- a CDS encoding alpha/beta fold hydrolase, whose product MVANILRWSANGLLVLLLSVILLITSFRMAASIRETGVRAQLAPKTGQLVPTRSGGVFVQEKGPEDGVPVVLFHGTAAWSELWRRTSDVLAAAGFHVIALDLPPFGFSDRPGSYTRQDQAARISDVLDALKAEPAIIVGHSFGAGAATELAMRYPDRARALVLVDAALGLTAAPSDASWLVRPQWIREIMVSLTITNPVATQMLLKSLIAKKERALPEYVAILQWPLTQRNSTSDIADWLYYFLGADTGAASADRNAYATLEIPVVILWGDKDSITPVEQALDLRTLLRPETDLTLLPGLGHIPQIEDPGMFNDALLKTLGKL is encoded by the coding sequence GTGGTTGCAAACATTCTGCGCTGGTCGGCCAACGGCTTGCTGGTCCTGCTCCTGTCCGTAATCCTTCTGATCACCTCATTTCGCATGGCGGCGTCGATACGCGAGACCGGCGTGCGCGCCCAACTGGCGCCAAAGACCGGCCAACTGGTGCCGACGCGTTCAGGCGGCGTTTTCGTGCAGGAGAAGGGTCCGGAGGACGGCGTTCCCGTAGTGCTATTTCACGGCACCGCGGCGTGGAGTGAGCTATGGCGTCGTACCAGCGACGTGCTGGCCGCGGCAGGCTTTCACGTGATCGCCCTCGATCTTCCGCCGTTTGGATTCTCGGACCGTCCCGGCAGTTATACGCGGCAGGACCAGGCCGCCCGGATCAGCGATGTGCTTGATGCTCTGAAAGCTGAGCCCGCCATCATCGTCGGTCACTCCTTCGGCGCTGGTGCTGCGACCGAACTCGCGATGCGATATCCGGATCGGGCGCGCGCATTGGTGCTGGTCGATGCGGCACTCGGATTGACGGCTGCGCCATCGGACGCGTCCTGGCTGGTCCGGCCGCAATGGATTCGCGAAATCATGGTGTCGCTGACCATCACCAATCCCGTGGCGACGCAAATGCTGCTCAAATCGCTGATCGCGAAGAAGGAGCGCGCGCTGCCGGAATATGTCGCGATCCTGCAATGGCCGCTGACGCAGCGCAACAGCACGAGCGACATCGCCGACTGGCTGTATTATTTCCTCGGTGCCGACACCGGTGCCGCGAGCGCGGACCGCAATGCCTATGCGACGCTGGAAATCCCTGTCGTGATCCTGTGGGGCGACAAGGACAGCATCACCCCTGTAGAGCAAGCCCTTGATCTTCGAACGCTGCTTCGGCCGGAGACGGACCTGACACTGCTGCCGGGGCTCGGTCACATTCCGCAGATCGAGGACCCCGGCATGTTCAACGACGCCCTGCTCAAGACACTCGGAAAACTCTAG
- a CDS encoding TolC family outer membrane protein: MTRRAARVGHVERRLLRSGICLAAACVAFAAPAAHGENLPEALAKAYQTNPALNAERARQRATDENVPQALSGYRPQIVATLSAGFQAVRNLLPDNTIQSANLKPWTIGVTVSQTLFNGFKTANSVRVAELQVQSGREALRNVGQGVLLDAVTVYTNVLANQSLVEAQRANVAFLQETLSITQKRLNAGDVTPTDAAQAEARLSRGRADLNAAEVNLAVSQATYAQVIGNAPTLLRPAETVDRLLPRSRDDATGLAFREHPAVMAASFDFDVATTTIRVAESSLMPTITLQGSASRSKQSDPTLGTLGTDQASVTTQLTQPIYDGGMAASQTRQAKEIATQSRQVLDQVRNQARTAAVGAWVANEGAKIAVTASEAEVRAATVALQGVQREAAGGQRTTVDVLNAQQDLILAKARLIGAQRDRVIASYTLLSAIGRLDVKNLGLNTPDYLPEVHYHQVRDAWHGLRTPSGQ, from the coding sequence ATGACTAGACGTGCCGCTAGGGTTGGCCACGTTGAAAGGCGGTTGCTTCGATCGGGCATTTGCCTTGCGGCGGCTTGCGTCGCGTTTGCGGCGCCGGCCGCGCATGGCGAAAATCTCCCCGAGGCGCTGGCCAAGGCCTATCAGACCAATCCTGCGCTCAATGCCGAACGGGCGCGCCAGCGTGCCACCGACGAGAATGTGCCGCAGGCGCTTTCGGGTTACCGGCCGCAAATCGTCGCTACTCTCTCCGCCGGCTTTCAGGCGGTGCGCAACCTGCTGCCCGATAACACCATCCAGTCGGCGAACCTGAAACCCTGGACCATCGGCGTGACTGTATCCCAGACGCTGTTCAACGGCTTCAAGACCGCCAACAGCGTCCGCGTGGCGGAACTGCAGGTGCAGTCCGGCCGCGAGGCGCTCCGCAATGTCGGCCAGGGCGTGCTGCTCGATGCCGTCACCGTCTATACCAACGTGCTCGCCAACCAATCGCTGGTCGAAGCGCAACGCGCCAACGTGGCGTTCCTGCAGGAAACGCTCAGCATTACCCAGAAGCGGTTGAATGCCGGCGACGTCACGCCCACCGATGCCGCGCAAGCCGAGGCCCGTCTGAGCCGTGGTCGCGCCGATTTGAATGCCGCCGAGGTCAATCTCGCCGTCAGCCAGGCGACCTATGCCCAGGTGATCGGCAACGCGCCCACCCTGCTCCGGCCCGCGGAGACCGTGGACCGCCTGCTGCCGCGCAGCCGCGATGACGCGACCGGCCTTGCCTTCCGTGAGCATCCGGCAGTGATGGCGGCGAGCTTCGACTTCGACGTCGCCACGACCACCATCCGCGTCGCCGAAAGCAGCCTGATGCCGACCATCACGCTGCAAGGCAGCGCCAGCCGCAGCAAGCAATCGGACCCCACGCTCGGCACCTTGGGGACTGACCAGGCCTCCGTGACCACCCAGCTCACCCAGCCGATCTATGACGGCGGCATGGCGGCCTCACAGACCCGGCAGGCCAAGGAAATCGCGACCCAAAGCCGACAGGTGCTGGACCAGGTCCGCAACCAGGCCCGCACCGCCGCGGTCGGCGCCTGGGTCGCCAATGAAGGCGCCAAGATCGCGGTCACCGCATCCGAAGCCGAAGTCCGCGCCGCCACCGTCGCTCTGCAGGGCGTGCAGCGGGAGGCCGCCGGCGGCCAGCGTACCACGGTCGACGTGCTGAACGCGCAGCAGGACCTGATCTTGGCCAAGGCTCGCCTGATCGGTGCGCAGCGCGACCGCGTGATCGCCTCCTATACCCTGCTCAGCGCGATCGGCCGGCTCGACGTCAAGAACCTCGGCCTCAATACGCCGGACTACCTGCCGGAAGTGCACTACCATCAGGTGCGCGACGCCTGGCACGGCCTGCGGACGCCGTCGGGGCAGTAG